ATAACCTCTCAACCTGATCGGCCTTTGTTCTGTGGAGCATGATTTCTGCAATCAGAATTTCATATAGATCTCGTGTATTTCGCCATGGAAAATCTCTGAGATTCCCAGAACTCCAAATAATCAATTGTTTTCGAATTTTATTGATTTTAATTTGATAATCGCTGTTATGCATGGATATATTGACTCAATGATTGATTTTTTTCAGCATCCCCGATATCTTTCCAGCTATTCGCTCAGCCATAAGTGGTGGAACAGCATTTCCAATCTGCGTGAATTGCGCTGTTCGGGGCCCCTCAAATTTGAAGTCATCAGGAAATGACTGAATTCTCGCTGCCTCTCGCACAGAAATGGAGCGGGCTTGAGCCAAATCGGGATGAATAAAGTAGTGACCATCTTTGGCGATATGAGCGACAATGGAATGAGAAAGGCCTTCCCCATCTACCACTTTGAACCTGTCGAGGAATGACCTCTGATTTTTATGCGTTTTCAGACTATCCGGTAATTCATCGTATTTTAAACGACGTCTCTCGTTATTCCAGAGATTGATTGCAATACGATATATCTCTCTATCCCTATCGATATGAGGCCGTGCAATATGGTGAGTGAGAATATCGTTCTCATTCCGGATGCCCGACTTTTTCAGGTAAGGATTGACAGATTCAAGATAGTCCAAACCCGCCCCTTGCATTCCTTCACCCGGCTTAAGAGGGGGCAGATCGGCTAATAAATCCCAGATTGTGTGTTTGCATTCAATCGATTGAAATTCTGGATAGTCGAGATCGTGTTCTTCTTTCCATCCTATGAAAATGATACGTTTTCTGTTCTGAAGAATTCCGAAATCGGCTGAATTCAATGTTTTTGCCTGGACAGTGTATCCAATCCTTTTAAATTCTTCCTGAATATTAGAGTAAATACTACCGTTTTTTGCTGTTTTTAGACCAGGTACGTTCTCAAAAATAAAAATTTCTGGTTTAAATTCGTTTAAAAAATTAATATAATGGCGATACAGATAATTTCTCGGATCAAATTCCATTCTGTTTTCATCCCTACTT
The Methanoculleus sp. SDB genome window above contains:
- a CDS encoding cytosine methyltransferase, coding for MKVQYFALDLFSGAGGLTEGFLRHQYSFVSHIEMNGHAAKTLETRSMYHELKKKHQMSLYREYLEEAFDRFEFLDQYQLLGNDNINILETPLSDTTEQELTDDVHQIMRERDIDHVDVIVGGPPCQAYSVIGRSRDENRMEFDPRNYLYRHYINFLNEFKPEIFIFENVPGLKTAKNGSIYSNIQEEFKRIGYTVQAKTLNSADFGILQNRKRIIFIGWKEEHDLDYPEFQSIECKHTIWDLLADLPPLKPGEGMQGAGLDYLESVNPYLKKSGIRNENDILTHHIARPHIDRDREIYRIAINLWNNERRRLKYDELPDSLKTHKNQRSFLDRFKVVDGEGLSHSIVAHIAKDGHYFIHPDLAQARSISVREAARIQSFPDDFKFEGPRTAQFTQIGNAVPPLMAERIAGKISGMLKKINH